The Sphingomonas sp. So64.6b genome includes a region encoding these proteins:
- a CDS encoding GlxA family transcriptional regulator yields the protein MHNIGFFVYPGHQILDLAGPFGAFESVTKVAGRSLYTLHVLSSDGGLVPGSGGLSIATASIGAASFDTLVVVGGEIAPMFEPREVHAVTKLAAMTPRVASVCSGAFLLAEAGLLAGRRATTHWRVAHRLQQQYPNIKVEADRIFVEDGPVWTSAGISAGIDLALALIQADHGIEMARLVARELVVYHRRSGGQSQFSDLSQMDPESDRIRIALTFARDHLHEPLPIERLADAAHLSVRQFGRAFHRETGKTPAKAIERIRVEAARMRLQDGAEPVEQIALAVGFTDPERMRRAFVKLYGLPPQAIRRANRRDGLAQDPTK from the coding sequence ATGCATAATATCGGCTTTTTTGTTTATCCTGGGCATCAGATCCTCGACCTTGCGGGGCCGTTCGGCGCTTTCGAATCCGTCACGAAGGTTGCCGGTCGATCGCTTTATACACTCCACGTCCTGTCCAGCGATGGTGGTCTGGTGCCAGGCAGTGGCGGCCTGTCAATCGCAACCGCATCGATAGGCGCCGCATCATTTGATACGCTGGTCGTTGTCGGCGGCGAAATCGCCCCCATGTTCGAACCCCGAGAGGTGCATGCGGTGACAAAGCTCGCCGCCATGACGCCGCGCGTCGCCAGCGTGTGTTCCGGCGCGTTCCTGCTCGCCGAAGCAGGGTTGCTTGCCGGACGGCGTGCGACCACTCATTGGCGGGTGGCGCATCGACTGCAACAGCAATATCCAAACATAAAAGTCGAGGCCGACCGGATTTTTGTAGAAGACGGTCCGGTATGGACTTCGGCGGGAATTTCCGCCGGCATCGATCTGGCGTTGGCGCTTATCCAGGCGGACCATGGGATAGAGATGGCGCGCCTGGTCGCACGCGAGCTCGTCGTCTATCATCGGCGGTCGGGCGGCCAATCGCAATTTTCCGATCTTTCCCAGATGGATCCGGAATCAGATCGGATTCGCATCGCGTTGACGTTCGCGCGCGATCATTTGCACGAACCCTTGCCGATCGAGCGCTTGGCCGATGCCGCTCATCTCAGCGTTCGACAATTCGGACGGGCGTTTCATCGGGAAACGGGCAAGACACCAGCCAAAGCCATTGAACGTATCCGCGTGGAAGCTGCCCGCATGCGCTTGCAAGATGGTGCTGAGCCGGTTGAACAGATCGCGCTGGCGGTGGGGTTCACCGACCCAGAGCGGATGCGGCGCGCCTTCGTAAAGCTGTATGGACTCCCGCCGCAGGCAATCAGGCGCGCCAATCGGCGGGATGGGCTGGCGCAAGACCCGACAAAGTAG
- a CDS encoding TonB-dependent siderophore receptor, whose product MTIPAHSLALLAATIAGPNPPYEKLPSSTDADDKTAIVITGHRLAADRAVGATKVNAPILEAPQAISVVEDAFINMLKLRTVAEALNYTSGVRSQASGSDTRIEYYQLRGFASSNFFKDGLALYNSGAFLSWTTPAEGIERLEILKGPASVLYGSGSAGGLVNIASKAPLRTRLARIEAGVDEYGSAYASADFGGPIRDTLAFRAIGLVRRGDTQVEMAEDNRSYGALALAWTPLPDTKLTLRGSYTGDRSNRPTGFVPYAGFVTPLPDGRKIPIDLFVSDPSVDPYDRNQYEVGYTLESQLSKAIRLVSNGRYGRIDLTYAGLYGAFTGNPVPASGRYYLNRAYSRQDAWLDNIAFDNHVEASFATGPLTHDLLVGIDDSFSTTASVVAAGAAPRLDIFDPQYGVTIPAPDATMTMRQKLDQTGLYVQDRIKLGRLVALLSARHDWIGITAISATGAITHGQPSKATYRAGISYVTPFGLASYLSYATSFTPVIGVEAATGNFYRPETGASWEAGIKFQPQSLRMIATASLFTIERDGVLVSNPVAGFPANQSQLGRVRSRGGEVEVQVRPVPTLSLTASLTAFNTENRAGAPSSVGKTPTATPELTASGYVDFTFPKDGLVPGLGFGAGVRHVGESYADVANTLIVPSATVYDAALHYTFARFKAAVNISNLFDEAYVAACPSAGVCYAANLRRATFSLAYSFGEIR is encoded by the coding sequence GTGACCATTCCCGCTCATTCGCTCGCCTTGCTGGCGGCGACCATCGCTGGGCCGAACCCGCCCTATGAAAAGCTGCCGTCATCCACCGATGCCGACGACAAAACGGCGATCGTTATCACCGGCCACAGGCTGGCGGCCGATCGCGCCGTCGGCGCGACAAAGGTCAACGCGCCGATCCTGGAGGCGCCACAGGCGATTTCTGTGGTCGAGGACGCCTTTATCAACATGCTCAAGCTTCGGACCGTGGCGGAGGCGCTGAACTACACGTCGGGCGTGCGCAGCCAGGCATCCGGCAGCGACACTCGCATCGAATATTATCAGCTCCGCGGCTTCGCCAGTTCGAATTTCTTCAAGGACGGTCTGGCGCTCTACAATTCGGGCGCGTTCCTGTCGTGGACGACGCCGGCTGAGGGGATAGAACGTCTCGAAATCCTGAAAGGACCGGCGTCTGTTCTCTATGGCAGTGGCAGCGCGGGTGGGCTTGTCAATATCGCGTCCAAGGCACCCCTCCGCACGCGGCTAGCGCGGATCGAGGCGGGCGTGGATGAATATGGCAGCGCCTATGCCTCGGCCGATTTCGGCGGGCCGATCAGGGACACTTTGGCGTTCCGTGCCATCGGCCTCGTCCGGCGGGGTGACACCCAGGTCGAAATGGCGGAGGATAATCGCAGTTACGGCGCCTTGGCTCTAGCATGGACGCCGCTTCCCGACACCAAGCTGACGCTGCGTGGCAGCTATACGGGCGATCGCTCCAATCGACCAACCGGGTTCGTGCCCTATGCCGGATTCGTCACGCCGTTACCCGATGGCCGTAAGATCCCTATCGATTTGTTCGTCAGCGACCCGTCGGTCGATCCTTACGATCGCAACCAGTATGAAGTCGGCTATACGCTGGAAAGCCAGTTATCCAAGGCGATCCGGCTTGTCTCGAACGGCCGTTATGGCCGGATCGATCTTACTTACGCCGGACTGTACGGAGCTTTTACCGGTAATCCTGTGCCGGCCAGTGGCCGCTATTATCTTAACCGGGCCTATTCACGGCAGGACGCATGGCTCGACAACATCGCCTTCGATAATCACGTGGAGGCCAGCTTCGCTACCGGGCCGCTGACACATGATCTGCTCGTCGGCATCGACGACAGCTTTTCGACGACCGCCAGCGTGGTTGCGGCTGGCGCTGCCCCAAGACTGGACATCTTCGATCCGCAATACGGCGTGACGATCCCCGCGCCGGACGCCACGATGACGATGCGGCAAAAGCTCGACCAGACCGGACTCTATGTCCAAGACCGTATCAAGCTAGGCAGGTTGGTGGCCTTGCTGTCTGCGCGACACGACTGGATCGGCATTACTGCGATCAGCGCCACCGGCGCGATCACGCACGGTCAGCCTAGTAAAGCGACATATCGCGCGGGCATTAGCTACGTCACGCCGTTCGGGCTGGCGTCCTATCTCAGCTACGCGACATCGTTCACGCCCGTGATCGGTGTCGAAGCGGCGACCGGCAATTTTTACCGCCCCGAAACGGGCGCGAGTTGGGAAGCGGGCATTAAGTTCCAGCCGCAATCTCTTCGGATGATCGCCACCGCATCGCTGTTCACGATCGAACGAGACGGCGTGCTAGTTTCCAACCCGGTGGCGGGTTTCCCCGCCAACCAGAGCCAGCTTGGTCGTGTCCGCTCACGTGGCGGCGAGGTAGAGGTTCAGGTTCGACCGGTTCCTACGTTGAGTCTCACAGCGTCGCTGACCGCGTTCAATACCGAGAACAGGGCGGGTGCGCCGTCGTCGGTCGGCAAGACACCAACTGCTACGCCGGAACTGACTGCTTCTGGCTACGTGGATTTTACTTTCCCGAAAGATGGGCTGGTCCCCGGCCTCGGCTTTGGGGCCGGGGTCAGGCATGTCGGGGAAAGTTATGCCGACGTGGCCAACACGCTGATTGTGCCGTCGGCGACCGTTTACGACGCGGCGCTCCATTACACCTTCGCCCGCTTCAAGGCGGCGGTGAACATCTCGAACCTGTTCGACGAGGCTTATGTCGCCGCCTGCCCATCGGCGGGTGTCTGTTACGCCGCGAACCTTCGCCGAGCTACGTTCAGCCTAGCCTATTCCTTTGGAGAAATACGATGA
- a CDS encoding DJ-1/PfpI family protein: protein MTDTFNRRALLALATAVGTGAAMPSLAQHLDRAGDKHMDDMMAIPPDSPVVAMLIHPKMIALDLIGPMTVLNILRCRIDLVWKDKTPISTELGIPFTATRTFEDCPRDLDVLLVPGGILGTIDCMNDPQVMAFLADRGSRAKWVTSVCTGGLAVAAAGLLKGYDATAHWTIADLLPLMGARHVDRRVVADRNRMTCGGVTAGIDLALTLAAELRGEEAARNVQLIMEYSPMPPFRNGTPAEAGPDRVTAMRARRTWMDAQAMSAATAAGKRLGIPV, encoded by the coding sequence ATGACCGACACGTTCAATCGGCGGGCCCTGCTCGCGCTCGCCACCGCCGTTGGAACTGGAGCCGCCATGCCCTCTCTTGCTCAGCATCTCGACCGGGCCGGCGACAAACATATGGACGACATGATGGCGATCCCGCCGGACTCGCCCGTCGTCGCAATGCTCATCCACCCCAAGATGATCGCGCTGGATTTGATCGGCCCGATGACGGTGCTCAACATTCTGCGCTGCCGCATCGACCTGGTTTGGAAGGACAAGACGCCGATTTCGACGGAACTCGGCATTCCGTTTACCGCGACGCGCACGTTCGAAGACTGTCCGCGCGATCTGGACGTGCTGCTGGTGCCCGGCGGGATATTGGGAACAATCGATTGCATGAATGATCCGCAGGTCATGGCTTTTCTCGCGGATCGCGGGTCGCGCGCGAAATGGGTGACGAGCGTGTGCACCGGCGGTTTGGCGGTCGCGGCGGCGGGACTGCTCAAGGGATATGATGCGACTGCGCACTGGACGATCGCCGACCTGCTGCCGCTGATGGGTGCCCGTCACGTGGATAGACGCGTCGTCGCGGATCGTAATCGCATGACGTGCGGCGGCGTTACCGCCGGTATTGATCTGGCTCTTACCCTGGCGGCTGAACTGCGGGGTGAGGAAGCTGCACGCAACGTTCAGTTGATCATGGAATACTCTCCGATGCCGCCATTTCGCAACGGTACACCTGCCGAAGCTGGACCTGACCGGGTCACCGCGATGCGTGCCAGGCGGACGTGGATGGATGCCCAGGCGATGAGCGCCGCAACGGCGGCGGGAAAGCGGCTGGGCATCCCCGTCTGA
- a CDS encoding DJ-1/PfpI family protein, producing MLAYPGFEPLDLVGPHCILSGLANTRVHLVWKTNDAITTEGRFSIVPTTSIAQCPRDLDVLFVPGGTWGTVAMMGDEEVLSFLADRGSRARFVTSVCTGSLILGSAGLLQGYEATSHWMFRDILPVFGAKPVEERVVQDRNRMTGGGVTSGVDFGLVLASNLRGREVAETMQLSNEYDPQPPFRAGSPTTADPAILSAVRERLDPTYRQMRKAADEAHSFGHLGSA from the coding sequence ATGCTCGCTTATCCGGGGTTCGAACCGTTAGACCTCGTTGGTCCTCACTGCATTTTGAGCGGGCTTGCCAATACTCGCGTTCACCTTGTCTGGAAGACCAACGACGCCATAACGACAGAAGGACGCTTCAGCATCGTACCGACCACGTCGATCGCTCAATGCCCCCGCGATCTTGACGTGTTGTTCGTACCGGGTGGAACATGGGGTACAGTAGCTATGATGGGGGATGAGGAGGTGCTCTCGTTTCTTGCGGACCGTGGAAGCCGCGCCCGTTTCGTTACCAGTGTGTGCACCGGGTCGCTGATCCTAGGGTCCGCCGGTCTGCTGCAGGGTTACGAGGCGACATCTCATTGGATGTTCCGTGACATTCTGCCGGTTTTCGGCGCTAAGCCGGTGGAGGAGCGGGTCGTTCAAGATCGAAACCGTATGACAGGCGGAGGGGTGACCTCTGGTGTCGATTTTGGGCTGGTGCTCGCATCAAATCTCCGTGGTCGCGAAGTCGCGGAGACTATGCAGCTCTCCAACGAATACGATCCACAACCGCCTTTCAGAGCTGGTTCACCGACCACCGCCGATCCGGCAATCCTGTCGGCGGTCCGCGAAAGGCTGGATCCCACGTATCGACAGATGCGCAAGGCTGCCGACGAGGCACACAGCTTTGGACATCTCGGGTCAGCATGA
- a CDS encoding MFS transporter — protein sequence MYVDTLDNRAIGLLAVVAGLTVANVYYVQPLIVQIGESLGLTGWLTGALPALSQLGLAIGLTFLLPLGDVIPPRRLLLFVIPAQGAALVLFCVSGSAPVVALASLLIGLFGITPYILPPYVSIHVSPKKVGLATGVLTRGVIIGILLARAISGEVGTRFGWRAVYGVAAIALLPVLFLTIELIRPEPASIKRDKVHYFEVIASLPKLFRNSPELRLAAFCQALSFGSFNVFWLGISLYLQGPAFHWTPRAVGLVAILGAIPALAAPIFGRLIDRQSPILARRVGLSAMTGAWLIVWLFQGTLPAMAVGLVLLDLGVTIADLSNRTILYGLDAQVRTRLNAVYQVAMFLGGAVMSLLVGGAWIIGDWPGICLLGSMPVLLALFGSSASHQWATPN from the coding sequence ATGTACGTCGATACGCTCGACAATCGCGCGATTGGGCTTCTGGCGGTGGTAGCCGGCCTGACCGTTGCGAATGTCTATTATGTTCAGCCACTGATCGTTCAGATAGGCGAATCACTTGGACTGACGGGATGGCTGACAGGCGCGCTTCCGGCTTTAAGTCAGCTTGGCCTTGCCATCGGCCTGACGTTTCTCCTGCCTCTGGGCGATGTGATTCCCCCTCGCCGTCTGCTGCTTTTCGTGATCCCGGCTCAGGGCGCGGCACTGGTTCTGTTCTGCGTGAGCGGATCGGCGCCGGTCGTCGCCCTCGCGTCATTGCTGATCGGGTTATTCGGCATCACGCCGTATATACTGCCGCCATATGTGAGCATCCATGTTTCGCCTAAGAAGGTCGGCCTTGCTACCGGTGTCCTTACGCGCGGCGTCATAATCGGCATCCTACTGGCTCGCGCTATTTCAGGAGAGGTCGGCACGCGTTTTGGCTGGCGGGCAGTCTACGGCGTCGCCGCGATCGCGCTCCTGCCCGTACTCTTTCTCACCATAGAGCTCATCCGGCCCGAGCCTGCTTCGATCAAGCGCGACAAGGTTCATTATTTCGAGGTGATCGCATCATTGCCTAAACTCTTCCGGAATAGTCCAGAACTGCGCCTCGCTGCCTTCTGCCAAGCGCTCTCGTTCGGCTCGTTCAACGTGTTCTGGCTCGGGATTAGCCTCTATTTGCAAGGCCCGGCATTCCACTGGACGCCCCGTGCCGTCGGGCTGGTTGCCATTCTTGGTGCAATTCCGGCGCTAGCGGCGCCGATATTTGGCCGTTTGATCGACCGGCAGAGCCCAATCTTGGCGAGAAGGGTCGGCCTTTCTGCGATGACGGGGGCCTGGCTCATAGTCTGGCTCTTCCAAGGCACTCTCCCGGCAATGGCCGTCGGTCTCGTGCTATTGGATCTTGGCGTGACCATCGCGGACCTTTCGAATCGAACGATACTGTACGGTCTGGATGCGCAAGTCCGAACGCGGCTGAACGCGGTTTATCAAGTGGCGATGTTTTTGGGAGGTGCAGTTATGTCGCTGCTCGTCGGCGGCGCCTGGATCATCGGAGACTGGCCGGGAATTTGCCTTCTCGGATCGATGCCAGTGCTTCTCGCGCTTTTCGGATCCAGCGCTTCCCATCAATGGGCGACCCCGAACTAG
- a CDS encoding nuclear transport factor 2 family protein, with the protein MSRLNFLIIPACMAAVVAFSGPAFATGTQRTREAAIRAENDRWVEAHKRGDMDALAVLYTPDAKLLPEGSEAVTGPAAIVAYFKSISAGAPPTTLRFSNYEFYGNDQVMTEVTDTEVRDAGGRLKSRGKQILIFVKKDGVWKLHRDIWTRNGPLKTDDR; encoded by the coding sequence ATGTCACGTCTCAATTTCTTGATCATTCCGGCCTGCATGGCCGCTGTTGTTGCATTTTCCGGGCCCGCGTTCGCGACGGGCACACAGCGAACTCGGGAGGCGGCGATCCGGGCAGAGAATGACCGCTGGGTGGAAGCCCATAAACGCGGCGACATGGACGCGCTTGCCGTCCTCTATACGCCAGACGCAAAACTGCTGCCGGAAGGAAGCGAGGCCGTGACCGGCCCGGCGGCAATCGTTGCCTATTTCAAAAGCATTAGTGCCGGTGCGCCACCAACGACCTTGCGTTTCAGTAACTATGAATTTTACGGCAATGATCAGGTCATGACCGAGGTAACCGACACGGAAGTTCGCGATGCCGGCGGGCGACTTAAATCTCGTGGCAAACAGATCCTAATTTTTGTGAAGAAGGACGGCGTGTGGAAGCTTCACCGGGACATCTGGACCCGCAACGGTCCGTTAAAAACCGACGATCGCTGA
- a CDS encoding DJ-1/PfpI family protein, whose protein sequence is MADDTEINLDAPPRSGFSRRQTLMFGSAAAAIALLGGLTPETAGATGIGSAGEPFQILFVLYQKFTLQDFAGANEVFARLPNVKVLVASPEGGTIVSDTNVSLTNTDKLSAVTGCDLICVPGGTDRSTMLTPDIQSHLRRLADDAKYVTSICNGSLILGAAGLLKGRRSACHWAQRNLLPQYGAIPDPARVVRDGRYISGGGVTAGIDFALTVAAMLRGPVQAQVIQLLMEYEPDPPFHSGRPETAPPEVIAAFKQQYASLAKIAGLTR, encoded by the coding sequence ATGGCCGACGACACCGAAATCAATCTCGACGCCCCGCCACGTAGCGGATTTTCTCGACGGCAGACGCTCATGTTCGGTAGCGCGGCCGCCGCCATAGCGCTGTTGGGCGGGCTGACGCCGGAAACCGCGGGCGCGACCGGAATCGGCAGTGCCGGAGAGCCGTTTCAAATACTTTTCGTGCTCTATCAGAAGTTTACGTTGCAGGACTTCGCCGGCGCGAATGAAGTGTTCGCCCGTCTGCCCAATGTTAAGGTGCTTGTTGCCAGCCCGGAGGGCGGCACGATCGTTTCAGACACCAATGTATCCCTGACAAACACCGACAAGTTGTCCGCAGTTACAGGCTGTGATCTCATCTGTGTGCCGGGCGGCACCGATCGTTCGACGATGTTAACGCCGGACATCCAGAGCCACCTGCGGCGCCTTGCCGATGATGCGAAATACGTCACGTCGATCTGCAACGGTTCGCTCATACTTGGCGCAGCCGGTCTGCTGAAAGGGCGCCGGAGCGCCTGTCACTGGGCGCAGCGTAATCTTCTTCCACAATATGGGGCGATCCCCGATCCTGCGCGCGTTGTAAGGGACGGCCGATACATCAGCGGCGGCGGCGTGACCGCGGGTATCGACTTTGCCCTGACGGTGGCCGCAATGCTGCGCGGTCCGGTTCAGGCCCAGGTCATTCAGTTACTGATGGAATATGAGCCCGATCCGCCATTCCATTCCGGTCGGCCGGAAACGGCTCCGCCCGAGGTGATCGCCGCATTCAAGCAACAGTATGCAAGCCTCGCTAAAATAGCCGGGCTTACAAGATAG
- a CDS encoding RidA family protein has translation MKLTEPLDRRRMIGVAGAAMPFAVVSTESHGRQPERFTGKQILNIPKDNAMLASSIASYEKFGYSPAVRAGGLLFIAGQIGRRPDGGIGSVAEQAELALKRTAEILHLAGLTMADLVEVVSYHVDIETNLKEFMAVKARYTVKPFPAWSIIGVQALASPGLKIEIRSIAVFPD, from the coding sequence ATGAAATTGACCGAACCGCTTGACCGCCGCCGCATGATCGGCGTTGCCGGCGCCGCGATGCCCTTCGCCGTTGTCAGTACCGAAAGCCATGGGCGGCAACCCGAGCGCTTCACCGGGAAGCAAATCCTCAACATACCAAAGGACAACGCGATGCTGGCGTCCAGCATCGCTTCTTATGAGAAATTCGGTTATTCGCCCGCAGTTCGCGCTGGCGGATTGCTATTCATCGCGGGGCAGATTGGGCGCAGGCCAGATGGGGGAATCGGAAGCGTTGCCGAACAGGCTGAATTGGCATTGAAGCGTACCGCCGAGATACTGCACCTTGCTGGATTGACCATGGCTGATTTGGTCGAGGTCGTTAGTTACCACGTTGACATAGAAACTAACCTTAAGGAATTCATGGCAGTTAAGGCCCGTTACACTGTCAAGCCGTTTCCAGCCTGGTCGATCATCGGGGTTCAGGCTTTGGCCTCGCCGGGCCTTAAGATCGAGATCCGCAGCATCGCCGTCTTCCCGGATTGA
- a CDS encoding anti-sigma factor — MTGRPITEDELQAYVDGAIEGQRTAEVVAYLAKHPDVGQRIGAYAEQRILLRQALQSIADEPVPPELNLTRLLHERSTARRWRSGIAWRAAAAAALLSIGGAGGWALHGPMERPQSGIAALADEAADSYAVYAPDLGRPVEIKASDQAQLVKWASSRLERPVAVPNLSAAGFELIGGRVVPTPHGPAALYMFDNGQGVRLVMLTRKMALDRDAPMREGTSGSISSVSWSRDGLGYSLVGPLAASVLHPIADAARRQFSNVS; from the coding sequence TTGACAGGGCGTCCGATAACTGAAGACGAACTGCAAGCCTATGTCGATGGCGCGATCGAGGGGCAACGTACGGCCGAGGTCGTCGCCTATCTCGCAAAGCATCCCGATGTGGGGCAGCGGATCGGGGCGTATGCTGAGCAGCGAATTTTGTTGCGGCAGGCGCTTCAGTCGATCGCCGACGAGCCGGTGCCGCCCGAACTGAACCTGACGCGATTGTTGCACGAACGATCCACCGCCCGCCGATGGCGGTCCGGCATAGCTTGGCGGGCAGCTGCGGCGGCGGCCTTGCTCTCCATTGGGGGTGCCGGCGGTTGGGCCCTGCATGGCCCCATGGAACGGCCCCAAAGCGGTATAGCTGCTCTGGCAGATGAGGCGGCTGATAGTTATGCCGTCTATGCGCCCGATCTTGGGCGCCCGGTGGAGATCAAGGCTTCGGATCAAGCCCAGCTCGTCAAATGGGCTTCGAGCCGCCTCGAACGGCCGGTGGCTGTTCCAAACCTCTCGGCGGCTGGTTTTGAGCTCATCGGTGGACGTGTGGTGCCCACGCCGCATGGGCCAGCCGCGCTGTACATGTTCGACAATGGTCAAGGTGTGCGTCTGGTCATGCTCACCCGAAAAATGGCGTTAGATCGGGACGCGCCGATGCGGGAGGGCACCAGCGGTTCGATCTCCAGCGTCAGCTGGTCGCGCGACGGGCTTGGCTATAGTCTGGTGGGGCCGCTTGCAGCGTCCGTACTCCATCCGATCGCGGACGCTGCGCGCCGTCAGTTCTCCAACGTGAGCTGA
- a CDS encoding sigma-70 family RNA polymerase sigma factor has protein sequence MRDMMLLVEPLIPGLRRYAHALLQDTAAADDLVQDCLERAISRWHQRRADGNARTWMFTILHNLAMNRLKQSKRRGAHVPLESADDVILGRPATQENGLHEGDIMSATARLPEDQRAVVLLISVEDLSYAETAKALGVPIGTVMSRLSRARERLRIDLADERRPASASHLRSVN, from the coding sequence ATGCGCGATATGATGCTGCTGGTGGAGCCATTGATACCCGGCCTGCGGCGCTATGCACATGCGCTCCTGCAGGACACGGCGGCGGCCGACGATCTCGTGCAGGATTGCCTCGAACGGGCGATCAGCCGCTGGCACCAGCGGCGCGCCGACGGCAACGCCCGGACTTGGATGTTCACAATCCTGCACAACCTCGCAATGAACCGGCTGAAGCAAAGCAAGCGACGCGGTGCTCATGTTCCCTTGGAGTCGGCCGATGACGTTATTCTTGGTAGGCCGGCGACTCAAGAGAACGGGTTGCACGAGGGCGACATCATGTCGGCCACGGCCAGGCTTCCCGAAGACCAGCGGGCGGTCGTGCTACTCATATCGGTGGAGGATCTTTCCTACGCGGAAACCGCCAAGGCACTTGGCGTGCCGATCGGCACGGTGATGTCGCGCTTGTCGCGGGCGCGAGAACGCCTGCGCATCGATCTCGCCGACGAAAGGCGCCCAGCCAGCGCCAGTCATCTGAGGAGCGTGAATTGA
- a CDS encoding YncE family protein, whose product MNRVATFAALLVSASPLSAFAQQAPWGAPDQPITHRDRIYAAEQYSNTLSVTDPVDNKLIGVIKLGDPMPANLSALYKGQVLVHGLGFSPDGKTLAVISIASNSVTFIDAGTNSVKHTTYLGRSPHEAFFTPDGKEVWVTIRGEDYISVLDPTSFKEKLRLKTPGGPGMTTFSPDGKYAYICSSFNPELVVYDVAKRTIAGRVTQPSPFCPNIAATPDGKQVWFTLKDVGNTVVMSAAPPFNIVKVINTGPITNHVNFARTSKGQFAYVTIGGLNQVKVFRTDDFSQVATIPVGQLPHGIWPSGDGSKIYVGLENADALAAIDTRTNKVVAEVPIGQGPQAIAYVSNAVVAGDGRAGLQPLGIAANTTHLTLGSPGAAADSAPTNVTLFDQGLTQILQASVTGLSSKKPYVLALAKMPDGSGALEPLARFTTNPAGSAVVNAVGPIRQLVDASVKKAERRFLVIVSDGEISVHGSPVQIQLN is encoded by the coding sequence ATGAACCGTGTCGCCACATTCGCAGCGCTACTCGTGAGCGCATCGCCACTTTCCGCTTTCGCGCAGCAGGCGCCATGGGGAGCGCCCGATCAGCCTATCACCCATCGCGATCGTATTTACGCCGCCGAGCAATACTCCAACACGCTCTCAGTTACCGACCCGGTCGATAACAAGCTGATCGGGGTAATCAAGCTGGGCGATCCAATGCCAGCCAATTTGAGCGCCCTGTACAAGGGGCAGGTACTTGTCCACGGGCTTGGATTTTCGCCGGACGGCAAGACGTTGGCGGTCATTTCGATCGCTTCGAACTCCGTGACGTTCATCGACGCCGGGACCAATAGCGTGAAGCATACCACCTATCTCGGCCGGTCTCCGCACGAGGCGTTTTTCACGCCCGATGGCAAAGAGGTGTGGGTCACCATTCGCGGTGAGGACTATATTTCGGTGCTGGATCCGACCAGTTTCAAAGAGAAGTTGCGGCTCAAGACGCCGGGTGGTCCTGGCATGACGACCTTCTCGCCCGACGGGAAATACGCGTATATCTGCTCCTCTTTCAATCCAGAGCTGGTCGTGTACGACGTGGCGAAGCGCACTATTGCCGGACGCGTGACGCAGCCAAGCCCGTTCTGCCCCAACATCGCCGCAACACCCGATGGCAAACAAGTCTGGTTTACCCTCAAAGACGTTGGCAATACCGTCGTGATGTCGGCTGCGCCGCCGTTCAATATCGTGAAGGTGATCAACACCGGTCCGATCACCAATCACGTCAATTTTGCACGCACTTCAAAGGGCCAGTTCGCCTACGTGACGATTGGAGGCCTCAACCAAGTGAAGGTATTTCGCACCGACGATTTCTCGCAGGTAGCGACGATTCCGGTCGGCCAATTGCCGCACGGCATCTGGCCCTCTGGCGATGGGAGCAAGATTTATGTCGGGCTTGAGAACGCCGATGCGTTGGCGGCAATCGACACCCGCACCAATAAAGTGGTTGCCGAAGTTCCCATCGGTCAGGGGCCGCAGGCGATTGCCTATGTATCAAATGCGGTTGTCGCGGGGGACGGCCGCGCTGGTTTGCAGCCCCTTGGCATTGCGGCAAACACGACACACCTCACCCTCGGGTCTCCTGGCGCTGCGGCAGACTCGGCCCCGACGAATGTGACGCTATTCGACCAAGGCCTGACGCAGATCCTGCAGGCATCGGTAACTGGGCTGTCATCCAAAAAGCCCTATGTGTTGGCGCTGGCGAAGATGCCCGATGGATCAGGGGCGCTCGAACCGCTCGCGCGCTTTACGACCAACCCGGCCGGATCGGCTGTTGTCAATGCTGTCGGTCCAATCCGGCAACTCGTTGACGCTAGCGTAAAAAAGGCAGAGCGTCGTTTCCTCGTAATCGTATCTGACGGTGAAATTTCCGTTCATGGCTCCCCGGTGCAGATCCAGCTGAACTGA